The proteins below come from a single Vitis vinifera cultivar Pinot Noir 40024 chromosome 9, ASM3070453v1 genomic window:
- the LOC100246390 gene encoding early nodulin-like protein 7: MSLDDIHTLTVHLTTKITATSIHIHFCNHPRSKFSKTHIPIYSHLLGSHITCGTLPLHRLASTFLPREKKKMKNTNMVSSLGVLFTALIVLVAMNSSAGAATEFRVGDADGWRKPGVNETAMYEQWAKRNRFQVGDSLSFEYKNDSVLVVDKWDFYHCNSSSPISSFKNGKSVIKLERPGSFYFISGDPEHCKSGQRLVISVMALHPISQSPPAIALPPGNYFPISPSPSPLSSSGVLVSATLVPLLMAFIANLVGLV, from the exons ATGTCCTTGGACGACATCCACACTTTAACGGTCCATTTAACTACCAAAATAACTGCCACGTCGATCCACATCCACTTCTGTAACCACCCAcgttccaaattttcaaaaacccatATTCCTATATACTCCCATTTGCTTGGATCACACATCACTTGTGGCACACTTCCACTGCACAGACTTGCTTCAACCTTTCTtccaagagaaaaaaagaaaatgaagaacaccAACATGGTTTCTTCCTTAGGTGTTCTGTTCACCGCTTTGATCGTCCTCGTTGCCATGAACTCTTCGGCCGGAGCTGCGACGGAGTTCCGGGTCGGAGACGCTGATGGCTGGCGAAAGCCCGGTGTGAACGAGACTGCAATGTATGAGCAGTGGGCTAAAAGGAACAGATTTCAAGTCGGAGATTCTCTCT CTTTTGAATACAAGAATGATTCAGTTCTTGTAGTGGATAAATGGGACTTCTACCACTGCAACAGCTCCAGCCCCATCTCTTCATTCAAGAACGGGAAGAGTGTTATCAAACTAGAAAGGCCAGGTTCCTTCTACTTCATAAGCGGAGATCCTGAGCATTGCAAGAGCGGCCAGCGATTGGTCATAAGCGTCATGGCTCTGCACCCAATCTCACAGTCTCCTCCGGCCATTGCCTTACCGCCCggaaattattttccaatttctCCTTCACCATCTCCGCTCTCAAGCTCTGGAGTGCTAGTTTCTGCAACACTGGTCCCTTTGTTAATGGCTTTTATTGCCAACCTTGTGGGTTTGGTATAA